A part of Endomicrobiales bacterium genomic DNA contains:
- the tmk gene encoding dTMP kinase — protein sequence MVKKGIFITFEGIEGCGKSTQSKLLCKRLRELGFSVLHTREPGGNEVSEKIRTLLLSPANTITPIAELLLYEASRAQLVKEVIEPAIKKGFVVVCDRFSDATLAYQGYARGLGVELVKTLNKIATQGITPNLTIYLHTSVEKGLSRARGLEKSGHKAGDRIERESLAFHKKVRNGYLAVAKTYPGRVKVINVANTIEKTQKLVFETIKKCLKI from the coding sequence ATGGTTAAGAAAGGAATATTTATAACTTTTGAAGGCATAGAGGGTTGCGGTAAAAGCACCCAGTCAAAACTTTTGTGCAAACGCTTGCGCGAACTTGGATTTAGCGTTTTGCACACACGCGAACCCGGCGGAAATGAAGTTTCTGAAAAGATAAGAACACTACTACTTAGCCCGGCAAATACCATAACACCAATTGCGGAACTTTTGCTTTATGAAGCAAGCCGCGCACAACTTGTAAAAGAAGTTATTGAGCCGGCCATAAAAAAAGGTTTTGTGGTGGTTTGCGACCGTTTCAGCGATGCAACACTTGCCTATCAAGGCTATGCCCGTGGGCTTGGAGTTGAGCTGGTTAAAACGCTGAATAAAATAGCAACACAGGGTATTACCCCGAATTTAACTATTTATTTACATACTTCTGTTGAAAAAGGACTTTCGCGCGCAAGAGGCCTTGAAAAAAGTGGACATAAGGCAGGAGATAGAATTGAACGCGAAAGCTTGGCGTTTCATAAAAAAGTAAGAAATGGTTACCTTGCAGTTGCAAAAACTTACCCTGGTAGAGTAAAAGTAATAAATGTTGCAAACACTATTGAGAAAACTCAAAAACTTGTATTTGAAACTATAAAAAAATGTTTGAAAATATAA